The following nucleotide sequence is from Acinetobacter equi.
CGTTTTAAACCTTTTTTATCACCTAAAGCTTGTGCAAAAGCCTGTCCTAGCGTAATACCGCAGTCTTCAACTGTATGGTGATCGTCAATTTCTAAGTCACCATCACAATGAATATCAATATCAAATAAGCCATGTCGCTTAATTTGATCTATCATATGATCTAGAAAAGGAACACCAGTGTTGAGGGTACCTTGACCAGTACCATCAAGATTTACACGAACTCGAATTTTGGTTTCGTTGGTATTTCTTACCACTTCACTGATACGCTGCGTCATAGACACGTTCCTTAAAAACGTCAAAAATGATTGATGTAAAATGTTTTTTCGCCGCCGTGACGAAGTCACTGCATATTAGATTGCTCAGGAGGGTTAATCAATGCCTATTACCGTACATCCTAAAACTTCCATTGAAAACGAAGACGTTCGTAATCAACTTGAGCGACTCTATGATACTAGCCCTGAATTTAGCGATGGAAAAGATGCCATTGAGCAATTAGAGCAGAATCTTTCACAGTATACCTTACTTTATACTGCAGAATTTAATACGAGAATTATTGGTGCAATTTGGTGTACAGGGCAAGGAGAGAGTAAAACTTTGGAAAATATAGTGGTTCATCCTGCCAATCGCGGGCGCGGTGTTGCAGATCGTTTGGTTTCTGAAGTATGCAGAATGGAAGAAATTAAAGGTGTAAAAGTATTTGAACCAGGTTGTGGTGCTATTTATCGTTGTCTTTCGAAGCTAGGAAAAATTTGATTTTTCTGAAAATGTAGATAAATTTTCTAAAAAACGATCTATTTATAATCATTTGATTGTTTAAATGCGTTAAAAGTAAACATTTGATAGAAAATATTGAAAAGTCTACTTGACGCATTTGCAACTTAATTGTTTAATACGCGTCATCGGCGTGATAGCTCAGTAGGTAGAGCAACGGATTGAAAATCCGTGTGTCCCCAGTTCGATCCTGGGTCTCGCCACCATATTCAAACGTATATACGTTTTATATATCTCTGATCACAATCAGAGATTTTTTTTGGGTAAAATTTACTCAAACAAATAAAAATATGCTGAATGTTATTGACTATTCAGCCTAGATACGGCTTAATACACCGCATCGGCGTGATAGCTCAGTAGGTAGAGCAACGGATTGAAAATCCGTGTGTCCCCAGTTCGATCCTGGGTCTCGCCACCATATTCTAAAAAACCTCAAACATTGTTTGAGGTTTTTTTATGTCTAAAGAAATTCAACAAAAATGATAATGTGGTGATGTGTATTTATCTGTTTAGATATAAAGCATTATATTTGAGACGAGAAGAATAGATAAAATGAAGGATCTATTTTCAGATCATAGTCAGCTTTATCAAAGTGCTCGACCGAGCTATCCACAAAAAGTATTAGAGGAAATTCTTAAGCATGTAAAAGGAAGGAAGTTTGCTTGGGATTGTGGAGCTGGTTCAGGACAATTTACACAATTGTTGAGCCCTTCTTTTGAAAATGTGGTTGCAACGGACTTAAGTGAACAACAATTACAACAAGCACCTTCTTTTGAAAATGTTGAATACTCTGTACAAAAAGCAGAAATGACAAATTTTAAAGATGATTCGTTCGACTTAATTACAGTTGCTCAAGCCATTCATTGGTTTAATTTTGATTTGTTTTATAAGGAAGTGAGAAGAACGCTCAAAAAGGATGGAGTCATTGCGGTTATAGGTTATGGTCTATTAAGAGTTGATGATATTGAAGTGAATAATGCTGTTCAAAAGCTTTATCTGGAAACTTTGGATGGTTATTGGGATGCTGAACGTCGCTATATTGATGAGAATTATCAAACAATACCATTTCCATTTAAAGAAGTGGAAACAGCTCAATTAAAGATGAGCTATCAATGGAGTGCTTCTCAGT
It contains:
- a CDS encoding class I SAM-dependent methyltransferase, translating into MKDLFSDHSQLYQSARPSYPQKVLEEILKHVKGRKFAWDCGAGSGQFTQLLSPSFENVVATDLSEQQLQQAPSFENVEYSVQKAEMTNFKDDSFDLITVAQAIHWFNFDLFYKEVRRTLKKDGVIAVIGYGLLRVDDIEVNNAVQKLYLETLDGYWDAERRYIDENYQTIPFPFKEVETAQLKMSYQWSASQLLDYLNTWSAVKYYRQKNENDLFDQLKQLLTEKGDVLFQVNFPILLRVGCLEDH
- a CDS encoding GNAT family N-acetyltransferase, whose translation is MPITVHPKTSIENEDVRNQLERLYDTSPEFSDGKDAIEQLEQNLSQYTLLYTAEFNTRIIGAIWCTGQGESKTLENIVVHPANRGRGVADRLVSEVCRMEEIKGVKVFEPGCGAIYRCLSKLGKI